AACGTCACGGTCAAGACGGACAAGGGCGAGGACGCCATCCGCACCGTCTTCGAATTCGCCGAGTGGGATTGCGAACTGACGGTGAAGCCGGTCGAAGAAGCAAGGGCCGACGCGACCAGCAACGACGAACTGCCGATGGTGCCGGTTCCCTTCGATCTGTCGATCCTGGATGAGACAGGCGCAACGGAAGAGGTTTCCGCCTCAGACGCGCGGGCCGAAGAGACGGCCGCCGCCGTTGCCGCCGCCGAAACTGCCTCCAACGTCACGCAGATGGCCGCAGCCGCAGCCCGTGTCGAGAAGAAGGAATCGGCAGCCGCCGCAGCGGCCGCAGCAAGCGCTGCCGCCCAGAACAATGCCGCCGGTGCCGGCCAGACGATCCGCGTCGATCTCGACCGTGTCGACCGCCTGATCAACCTCGTCGGCGAATTGGTCATCAACCAGGCGATGCTGTCGCAGAGCGTCATCGAGAACGACACGACCGGCACCTCCTCGATCAATATGGGCCTCGAGGAGCTGCAGCAGCTCACCCGCGAGATCCAGGACTCGGTCATGGCGATCCGCGCGCAGCCGGTGAAGCCGGTGTTCCAGCGCATGTCGCGTATCGTCCGCGAAATCGCCGACATGACCGGTAAGTCGATCCGCCTTATCACTGAAGGCGAAAACACCGAAGTCGACAAGACGGTCATCGACAAGCTGGCCGAGCCGCTGACCCACATGATCCGCAATGCCGTCGACCACGGCATCGAAACCCCTGAAAAGCGTGCGGCCGCCGGCAAGAACACCGAAGGCACTGTCCGCCTGACCGCCAAGCATCGTTCGGGACGCATCCTGATCGAGCTTGCCGACGACGGCGCCGGCATCAACCGCGAGAAGGTCCGCCAGAAGGCGATCGACAACGACCTCATCCCGGCCGACTCCAACCTGTCGGACGAGGAAATCGACAATCTGATCTTCCTGCCGGGCTTCTCGACGGCCGACAAGATCTCCGACATCTCCGGCCGCGGCGTCGGCATGGACGTCGTCAAGCGCTCGATCCAGGCGCTCGGCGGCCGCATCAACATCACCTCGAAGCCGGGCCACGGTTCGGTCTTCACCATGAGCCTGCCGCTGACGCTCGCCGTCCTCGACGGCATGGTGGTCACCGTCGCCGGCCAGACGCTGGTCGTGCCGCTGACCGCAATCGTCGAAACCCTGCAGCCGGAAGCTGCCGCGATCCATTCCTTCGGTGCCAACCATCGACTGATCTCGATCCGCAATAGCTTCTGCCCGCTGGTCGATGTCGGCCGCATCCTGAACTTCCGCGCCACCCAGGCCAATCCGGTCGAAGGCGTGGCGCTTCTGGTGGAATCCGAAGGCGGCGGCCAGCGCGCCCTGATGGTCGATGCCATCCAGGGTCAGCGCCAGGTGGTCATCAAGAGCCTGGAAGCGAACTACACCCACGTGCCGGGCATTGCCGCCGCCACCATCCTCGGTGACGGGCGCGTCGCTCTCATCCTCGATGTCGACGCGGTCGTCGGCGCCTCGCGCGGCCAGTCGCTCAAAGCGGAAATGTCGTTAGCAGCGGTGGGCTAAGGGAATGTCGTACACTGTAAAAAATCTGAACGAGGGGGATCGCGAGCTGATCGCGTTCCGCATCGGGGATCAGGAATTTTGCGTGAACATCATGTCGGTTCGCGAAATCCGCGGCTGGACCCCCGCGACCGCGATGCCGCATTCGCCTGGCTATATGCTGGGTGTCATCAACCTGCGCGGCGCGGTGTTGCCGATCATCGATCTTGCGGCGCGGCTCGGCATGAAGCCGGCCGATCCGACTGCCCGTCATGTCATCATCGTCGCCCAGGTCCGGCGCAAGGTCGTCGGCCTCCTGGTCGACGCCGTTTCCGATATTCTGACGGTGACCGATGAAACCATCCAGCCGACGCCCGAGATCTCCTCCGAGCTCGAGCGTCAATTTGCCCGCGGCATTCTCGCCATCGAGAAGCGAATGATCTGCCTGATCGAACTCGAATCCCTCTTTCCAGAGACCGAAAGCGAAGCCGCATGAGTGTAATGGGCGCAAAAGATCAGAGACAGGGATCCGACGAGGTCCTGGCGAGCGGAGAATATCCGCTGACGCGCCGCGACCTCACCGAGATCGCCGCGATGATCTATTCGGATGCCGGCATCTTCCTCAACGAGACGAAGGCGTCGCTCGTCTATTCGCGCTTGTCGAAGCATATCCGCAATCTCGGCCTGTCCGGCTTCCGGGAATATTGCGACCTCGTCGCTTCGCCGGCCGGTGCTGCGCCGCGCCGCGAGATGCTTTCGCATCTGACGACCAATTTTACCCGCTTCTTCCGCGAAAACCACCATTTCGATCACCTGCGCGACCATGTCCTGCCGGAGCTTCTGCAGCGGGCGAGATCGGGCGGCAGGGTGCGCATCTGGTCGGCCGCCTCTTCCGACGGGCAGGAACCCTATTCGATTGCGCTGACGGTGCTGTCGCTGATGCCGAATGTCGCCGATTACGACTTCAAGATCCTGGCGACCGACATCGACCCGAAGATCCTCGCAATCGCCCGGGCCGGCGCCTATGACGAAAATGCGCTCGAAACCGTGTCGCCGGCCATGCGCAAACAATGGTTCAGCGAAGTCGAGGTGCAGGGCCGCCGGAAGTTCCAGGTCGACGACCGCGTCAAGCGCCTGATCACCTACAACGAGCTGAACCTGATGGCGCAATGGCCGTTCAAGGGCAAGTTCGACGTCATTTTCTGCCGCAATGTCGTCATCTATTTCGACGAGCCGACGCAGATGAAGATCTGGCAGCGTTTCGCCGGGCTGCTGCCGGAGGGCGGTCATCTCTATATCGGCCATTCCGAGCGGGTTTCCGGCGAGGCAAAACACGTCTTCGACAATATCGGCATCACGACCTATCGCTATACGACCAAAG
This Rhizobium brockwellii DNA region includes the following protein-coding sequences:
- a CDS encoding chemotaxis protein CheA, producing the protein MDMNEIKEIFFQECEEQLAELESGLLKMNDGDRDPETVNAVFRAVHSIKGGAGAFGLDDLVAFAHVFETTLDCVRSNKLEPNQDVLKVMLKSADVLADLTNVARDGGSVDESRSRGLVRELEALANGEMPSPSASVEAPAPKAAAKAAPAPTPKPTDDSGFQPVPFSFDDFGGEGDAGDMPAYEVIFKPRYELYSKGNDATLLLRDLSRVGEMTIYCNTDDLPGLDELDPEGAYFFWNVTVKTDKGEDAIRTVFEFAEWDCELTVKPVEEARADATSNDELPMVPVPFDLSILDETGATEEVSASDARAEETAAAVAAAETASNVTQMAAAAARVEKKESAAAAAAAASAAAQNNAAGAGQTIRVDLDRVDRLINLVGELVINQAMLSQSVIENDTTGTSSINMGLEELQQLTREIQDSVMAIRAQPVKPVFQRMSRIVREIADMTGKSIRLITEGENTEVDKTVIDKLAEPLTHMIRNAVDHGIETPEKRAAAGKNTEGTVRLTAKHRSGRILIELADDGAGINREKVRQKAIDNDLIPADSNLSDEEIDNLIFLPGFSTADKISDISGRGVGMDVVKRSIQALGGRINITSKPGHGSVFTMSLPLTLAVLDGMVVTVAGQTLVVPLTAIVETLQPEAAAIHSFGANHRLISIRNSFCPLVDVGRILNFRATQANPVEGVALLVESEGGGQRALMVDAIQGQRQVVIKSLEANYTHVPGIAAATILGDGRVALILDVDAVVGASRGQSLKAEMSLAAVG
- a CDS encoding chemotaxis protein CheW, with amino-acid sequence MSYTVKNLNEGDRELIAFRIGDQEFCVNIMSVREIRGWTPATAMPHSPGYMLGVINLRGAVLPIIDLAARLGMKPADPTARHVIIVAQVRRKVVGLLVDAVSDILTVTDETIQPTPEISSELERQFARGILAIEKRMICLIELESLFPETESEAA
- the cheR gene encoding protein-glutamate O-methyltransferase CheR produces the protein MSVMGAKDQRQGSDEVLASGEYPLTRRDLTEIAAMIYSDAGIFLNETKASLVYSRLSKHIRNLGLSGFREYCDLVASPAGAAPRREMLSHLTTNFTRFFRENHHFDHLRDHVLPELLQRARSGGRVRIWSAASSDGQEPYSIALTVLSLMPNVADYDFKILATDIDPKILAIARAGAYDENALETVSPAMRKQWFSEVEVQGRRKFQVDDRVKRLITYNELNLMAQWPFKGKFDVIFCRNVVIYFDEPTQMKIWQRFAGLLPEGGHLYIGHSERVSGEAKHVFDNIGITTYRYTTKGLGRKA